A window of the Maniola hyperantus chromosome 16, iAphHyp1.2, whole genome shotgun sequence genome harbors these coding sequences:
- the LOC117989754 gene encoding uncharacterized protein produces MERLSHDLNLALEESNCGRQERRKLGMRRRTRSAGNLPAAVTVSLVEDGSSSSPPQAPLITQPLSDSDDPHLSIHKSTNLKSRHYCQIGNFESDSFNENFSPTRPANARRKRKYKKMPVDYADGKRSPPIEILSVTTEPNAIHVPIVLQTQSASPLLHGNKQKQERNLFCGKRKWSHRDKGDGCEMRERSFSGGCSSKSAYFKNDIKSRKCDVDKKKKDALLQPGKIVLNTQNTEEEKPCTLASLPGSSSFNFVYKSSKNGTPTLSKLTGYRIATDLPPFFNPTCKNHLEAKFPRKIKILNKTHPPSSLRNPLHFDDSISGMDCTGNESSSLSSSDSDGVVTNDSDREGDDELTDWPGIEELKVFNKSLTFKSSKSLNNNCTKSASNMPPPKKFKKEKSLVKSGWANCKNRFKKKRPKVDSGNEDDAMMSDSKTVVDVEDEILKEKEILPHSSFSTFSDIINASASGQNADESFYQSFQAFQEKSDKEFGQTPRTNFTLQKTSSSDLNLSEKSPQSDHYYSEHSMGNTGVSEVREIRAGCRRIREERPGFLILSAANEQLSKFLQDSCQTELKLSSFQDPMEKEKLESLAKLYSLELQVEMGRPILRKTSNTTQAIRVENYSSRNFPSDHKRRCYGEEADTSLSLSDPNSVTSANDLDDSIPEVKGEEDITQDLADSFSYAQVDKTLLHPGDLD; encoded by the exons ATGGAAAGGTTATCCCATGACTTAAACCTTGCACTGGAAGAGAGCAACTGTGGAAGACAGGAGCGTAGGAAGCTCGGAATGCGCAGACGTACCAGGTCCGCGGGGAATTTAC CTGCAGCAGTAACGGTGAGCCTGGTTGAAGATGGTAGCTCCAGCAGCCCCCCCCAGGCACCTCTGATCACACAGCCTCTCTCCGACTCGGATGACCCTCACCTCAGCATCCACAAGTCAACAAACCTCAAGTCTCGACATTATTGCCAGATCGGCAACTTTGAGTCCGACTCCTTCAATGAGAACTTCTCACCGACAAGACCAGCGAATGCAAGGAGGAAACGGAAGTATAAGAAAATGCCTGTGGATTATGCTGATGGAAAAAGATCTCCACCGATTGAAATATTGAGTGTAACTACTGAG CCCAACGCGATACATGTTCCAATCGTGCTCCAAACGCAGAGCGCGTCACCTCTGTTACACGGGAACAAACAGAAGCAAGAAAG AAATCTATTTTGCGGAAAACGGAAGTGGTCTCACAGGGATAAAGGAGATGGATGTGAGATGAGAGAGAGGTCTTTCAGTGGCGGGTGTTCCTCGAAATCGGCGTACTTCAAAAACGACATCAAATCCCGCAAGTGCGACGTTGACAAGAAGAAAAAGGACGCGTTGTTGCAACCGGGAAAAATTGTGTTAAATACCCAGAATACAGAGGAAGAAAAGCCTTGTACCTTAGCCTCCCTACCGGGGAGTTCTAGTTTCAACTTTGTCTATAAGAGTTCAAAAAATGGAACACCAACTCTTTCCAAACTAACAGGGTACCGAATAGCGACAGATCTACCCCCGTTTTTCAACCCTACATGCAAAAATCATCTCGAAGCAAAGTTTCCAAGGAAAATAAAGATTCTGAACAAAACCCACCCGCCTTCTTCATTGAGAAACCCCTTGCACTTTGATGATTCTATCAGCGGGATGGATTGCACGGGAAACGAGAGTAGCTCGCTAAGCAGTAGCGATTCAGACGGGGTTGTGACGAACGACAGTGACAGGGAAGGCGATGACGAATTAACTGACTGGCCAGGGATCGAAGAACTGAAAGTATTCAATAAAAGCCTAACCTTTAAATCATCTAAATCCTTAAATAATAACTGCACAAAATCAGCCAGTAATATGCCACCAccgaaaaagtttaaaaaagaaaagtctTTAGTAAAAAGTGGTTGGGCAAATTGCAAGAATAGGTTTAAAAAGAAACGACCCAAAGTCGATTCGGGGAACGAAGATGACGCCATGATGTCCGACTCCAAAACAGTAGTAGATGTTGAAGACGAGATATTGAAGGAAAAGGAGATTTTACCCCATTCGTCGTTTTCTACCTTTAGCGATATAATAAACGCGAGTGCATCTGGACAAAATGCTGATGAATCGTTCTACCAGTCCTTTCAGGCGTTTCAGGAGAAATCTGACAAGGAGTTTGGTCAGACGCCGCGTACGAATTTCACTTTGCAGAAGACATCGTCGAGCGATTTGAACCTAAGCGAGAAGTCCCCTCAAAGCGACCATTATTATAGCGAACATTCCATGGGAAACACAGGGGTTTCTGAAGTGAGAGAAATAAGGGCTGGTTGTAGAAGGATACGGGAAGAGAGACCAGGCTTTCTCATACTGAGTGCGGCGAATGAGCAGTTGTCAAAGTTTCTCCAAGATTCGTGCCAGACTGAACTCAAGTTGTCCAGTTTTCAAGATCCCATGGAGAAGGAAAAGTTAGAGTCGTTGGCTAAGTTGTATTCACTGGAGTTACAAGTTGAGATGGGGAGACCTATTTTAAGGAAGACCAG CAACACAACACAAGCAATACGCGTAGAGAACTATTCGTCACGCAATTTTCCATCCGACCACAAGCGTCGATGTTATGGCGAAGAGGCCGACACAAGTCTGAGTCTAAGCGACCCGAACTCCGTGACCTCTGCAAATGACCTCGATGACTCCATACCAGAGGTCAAAGGTGAAGAGGACATCACTCAAGATCTAGCGGATTCTTTCTCCTATGCACAAGTCGACAAGACTTTGTTACATCCCGGTGATTTGGATTGA
- the LOC117989363 gene encoding uncharacterized protein, translated as MEASPDAPRRTRAALAEIPARLDRLRVTPLRPVTNTREVSPSLPPGYLSPAPSPDEFLIQQRGRKRLPTTWSPDIETKRNSTFHSIVRTPPKNPVRSSPLKLGVTLRSTPRKRLLLDHERIPLTPEKIDFSDVSTPQKFKINSPIKGAPPIKRTRLDKTFDGEFKGPLDTALKGLSPTQLIHMIKRISHKHPEVEQEIRQDMPAPDLTPLEEKLSYLKSNIFRSLPTSRLTSKTDSPAYSRVATHLGAFKKCLVEQGKLLVESQHWESVMKYVFLAWNYVRATPVWDNQPHNAQRKQCFKALTNFCMTALKKGGFGKDFYIDVQEKLQGMEADSEEVQSCLKYVNGQLLEY; from the exons ATGGAGGCGTCTCCAGACGCCCCGCGGCGCACCCGCGCGGCGCTCGCCGAGATCCCCGCGCGCCTCGACCGCCTGCGTGTCACCCCGCTGCGACCCGTCACCAACACCAGGGAAGTGTCGCCCTCCCTGCCGCCTGGCTACCTCAGCCCCGCACCATCGCCTGATGAGTTCCTCATACAACAGAGAG GACGTAAACGTCTCCCAACAACATGGTCACCAGATATAGAGACAAAACGCAATTCAACATTTCACTCGATAGTGCGCACGCCACCCAAAAACCCCGTCCGAAGCTCCCCGCTCAAACTAGGGGTGACACTACGGTCCACGCCGAGAAAACGCCTCCTACTAGACCATGAAAGAATACCTCTCACCCCAGAGAAGATAGACTTTAGTGACGTAAGCACGCCTCAGAAGTTCAAAATCAACAGCCCTATCAAAGGCGCACCGCCGATCAAACGAACGCGGCTCGACAAAACTTTCGATGGAGAGTTCAAAGGGCCTTTAGACACAGCTTTAAAAGGCTTAAGTCCGACGCAACTCATACATATGATAAAAAGGATATCCCACAAACACCCAGAAGTCGAACAAGAGATACGTCAAGATATGCCTGCGCCTGACTTAACACCGTTGGAAGAAAAACTGTCATATTTAAAGTCGAATATCTTTAGGAGTTTACCGACTTCACGTTTAACGTCTAAGACTGACTCTCCGGCTTATTCCAGAGTTGCGACGCATTTAGGTGCATTTAAAAAGTGTCTTGTAGAACAAggaaaattgcttgtggaatccCAGCACTGGGAATCGGTAATGAAGTATGTATTCCTTGCTTGGAACTATGTTAGGGCTACACCTGTATGGGATAACCAACCTCATAATGCTCAGCGGAAACAGTGCTTTAAAGCGCTGACTAACTTTTGTATGACAGCCCTCAAAAAGGGAGGGTTCGGTAaggatttctatattgatgttcAAGAAAAGCTCCAGGGTATGGAAGCGGACAGCGAGGAGGTCCAATCTTGTCTTAAATATGTTAACGGGCAACTGCTAGAATATTAG
- the LOC117989755 gene encoding uncharacterized protein has translation MCYNGKCMHCISIETASLFFAIISITLSGLGILFIIGALVYLNVVLATSTHPETSEELQMVLVASLTTNVVLGVALCLILVPFAFTIVLIKGLVEKKPGLVKVYFVYSVVSKSLLLFSAVMGLVSGSYPGEHAITVLLIGAFYGLILRMIYLTYKKLEVDAQYKQSRLVEEKY, from the exons ATGTGCTACAACGGGAAATGTATGCATTGCATCAGCATCGAGACAGCGTCTCTCTTCTTTGCAATTATTAGTATT aCATTAAGTGGTCTGGGGATTTTGTTTATAATCGGCGCACTGGTGTACCTCAATGTCGTGCTAGCCACATCAACGCATCCTGAAACCTCTGAGGAACTGCAGATGGTGCTTGTGGCTTCCCTGACGACCAACGTCGTGCTCGGCGTCGCACTGTGCCTTATTCTGGTCCCCTTCGCTTTCACCATCGTGCTGATTAAGGGACTTGTAGAG AAAAAGCCCGGCCTCGTGAAGGTGTACTTCGTGTACTCCGTGGTGAGCAAGAGCCTGCTGCTGTTCAGCGCAGTGATGGGCCTCGTGTCCGGCAGCTACCCAGGGGAGCACGCTATCACCGTCCTGCTCATTGGCG CCTTTTACGGATTGATCTTGAGAATGATCTACCTGACCTACAAGAAACTTGAAGTTGATGCCCAGTACAAGCAAAGCAGGCTGGTTGAAGAAAAGTACTAA